A DNA window from Budorcas taxicolor isolate Tak-1 chromosome 14, Takin1.1, whole genome shotgun sequence contains the following coding sequences:
- the LOC128059544 gene encoding LOW QUALITY PROTEIN: peptide chain release factor 1, mitochondrial-like (The sequence of the model RefSeq protein was modified relative to this genomic sequence to represent the inferred CDS: deleted 1 base in 1 codon) — translation MNRHLFAWLFRHLSLNGHLQCHVHRHSHQLTQIPLDTRLWVFRRNRNHILHRLSNKNCSRRYCHQDTSMLWKHKALQKYMEDLNKEYQTLDHRLHHVSANEGDRRSSLTRWHAELAPLAVIYKEIQEAEQAIEELESMCKSLNKQDEKQLQELALEERQTIAQKINMLYSELFQSLLPKEKYDKNDVILEVTSGRTTGGDICQQFTREIFDMYQNYSSYKHWRFELLNYTPADYGGLHHAAARISGDNVYKHLKYEGGIHRVQQIPEVGLSSRMQRIHTGTMSVIVLPHPDEVDVKVDPKDLRIDTFRAKGAGGQHVNTTDSAVRLVHIPTGLVVECQQERSQIKNKEIALRVLRARLYQQIIEKDKCQQRSARKLQVGTRAQSERIRTYNFTQDRVTDHRIAYEVRNIKEFLCGEKCLDQLIQRLLHSADEEAITEFLDENLKLVK, via the exons ATGAATCGTCACCTATTTGCTTGGCTTTTTAGACATCTGTCTCTTAACGGTCACCTCCAGTGTCACGTCCATCGCCATTCTCATCAGCTTACACAGATCCCTCTTGACACAAGGCTGTGGGTCTTTAGGCGAAACAGGAATCACATTCTCCATCGTCTGTCAAATAAGAATTGCTCCAGGAGATACTGTCATCAAGATACCAGCATGCTCTGGAAACATAAAGCACTACAAAAATACATGGAGGACCTGAATAAGGAGTACCAAACACTTGATCATCGTTTGCATCACGTctctgccaatgaaggggaccgGAGGTCC TCCTTGACGCGATGGCATGCTGAGCTGGCCCCGCTTGCGGTCATTTACAAAGAAATTCAGGAGGCTGAACAAGCCATTGAAGAATTAGAATCCATGTGTAAAAGTctaaataaacaagatgaaaaacaGCTACAAGAACTTGCATTGGAAGAGAGGCAAACCATTGCTCAGAAAATCAACATGTTATACAGTGAGCTTTTCCAGAGTCTACTGCCAAAGGagaaatatgacaaaaatgatgTTATTTTAGAAGTGACATCTGGAAGAACGACTGGAGGTGATATCTGCCAACAATTTACCCGAGAAATATTTGATATGTACCAAAATTATTCAAGCTACAAACACTGGAGATTTGAACTTCTGAATTATACACCAGCTGATTATGGTGGGCTACATCACGCGGCGGCCCGAATTTCCGGTGATAACGTCTATAAGCACTTGAAGTACGAAGGTGGGATTCACCGGGTTCAGCAAATCCCCGAGGTGGGGCTGTCATCCCGGATGCAGCGTATTCACACGGGAACGATGTCGGTGATCGTCCTCCCCCACCCAGATGAGGTCGATGTGAAAGTGGACCCTAAGGACTTACGAATAGATACATTCCGAGCCAAAGGCGCAGGAGGGCAGCATGTTAATACAACTGATAGTGCTGTCAGACTTGTCCACATCCCCACAGGACTTGTAGTGGAATGCCAGCAAGAACGATCacagataaaaaacaaagaaatagctCTGCGTGTGTTGAGAGCTAGACTCTACCAGCAGATTATTGAGAAAGACAAGTGTCAGCAACGAAGTGCAAGAAAACTGCAGGTGGGAACACGAGCCCAGTCAGAGAGAATCCGGACATATAATTTCACCCAGGATAGAGTCACTGACCACAGGATAGCATATGAAGTGCGTAATATTAAGGAATTTTTATGTGGGGAGAAGTGCTTGGATCAGCTAATTCAGAGACTACTTCATTCAGCGGATGAAGAAGCCATTACTGAATTTTTGGATGAAAACCTTAAATTAGTCAAATAA